GGGCACGAGGTAACTGTACTTACAGGGCTTCCCAACTATCCCTCGGGCACAGTACCTGACGAATACAAAAAAGGTAAAAAACGTGATGAAATCATTGACGGAGTAAGAGTTATCCGTTGTAATGAAATAGGCCGAAAAAAAGGAAAAATCGGACTTGTTTTAAACTATTTAAGCTTTTGCTTTTTCGGCTGTATCAAGGCAAAAAAACTAAAAGAAGAATTTGACCTTGTTTTCAGTTATCAGCTCTCCCCCGTTTTTATGGCTCTGCCTGCTATTGCCTACAAGAAAAAGCACCGCAAGCCGTTATTTCTCTACTGTCTTGACATTTGGCCAGAATCTGCACAGGCACACGTGCACAACGACAAAGGCTTTTTATATAAGCTTATTTCAAAATATTCAAAGAAAATTTATTCTCAGTGCGATAAAATTGCAGTAACCTCTCAGCCCTTTATTGAATATTTAAGCAAGGTAAACGGCATAGATGAAAGTAAAATGGTTTACATTCCTCAGCACGCTGATGACAGTATGCTAAATTTCAATCTTGAAGCTGAAGATAACGAAATCGCAGACTTTATGTTTGCAGGCAACTTTGGGAAAGGACAAAGGCTTGATATTATAATAAAGGCGGCAGCTCTTCTCAAGGATAAAAATAATTTTAAAATTCATCTCGTAGGAGACGGCTCTACAAAAGATACAATAAAAGAGCTTGTTAAAGCAGAAAATCTTGAGGACAAGGTTATTTTTCACGGTCAGATAAACCGAAAGGATATGCCTCAATATTATAAAATGGCAGATGCTTTACTTATAACCTTAAGAGGAAACAACTTTGTAGGAAACACAATGCCCGGCAAGCTTCAAACCTATATGACTGCGGGCAAGCCTATTTTTGCATCTATAAACGGAGCAGCAAAAGAGGTTATAGAGGAATCGGGATGCGGAGCCTGTGTAGGCGCTGAGGACAGCGAAGGTCTTGCTTCAATTATGCTTGATTATATAGAGAATAAAGAAAAGTATTCTCAATGCGGTAAAAAAGCCCAAAGCTATTTCAAAGAGAATTTCACAAGAGAAATTTACATACAACGATTACAGAAGCAGCTTGAAAATCTTTTAAAGGAGCTGTAAAATTATGAAATTTAAAAAACTACTCAGAGGCAGAGCTTTGTACACTCAGGAGGATAAGCTTTGGATTGCCAGAGGTATGTGCTTCTTTGCTGTTGACTACAACGGAAAAAGAGTAACCGATAAATACCGTGTAGGCGGTACCTTAAAATATCTTTTATCAATAAACCGTCTTTCCCGTCAGCTTTTGCGAGAAGGGATACATCATTTATTACCCCTTAAAAACGGCAACATAATGGTAAGCGCAAAAAGAAAAGTTTATATTGTTTCTCCTGACGGCAGTATAAAAAATACCTTCAGCGGTTATTCCGGCAACAAGCCCGGACACCAAGGGGTATGCGTTACCCCCGACGGAACTGTTTTCTTTGGAGAATATACCCTTAACACTCAGCGTAATATTGACACTAAATTATACAGAAGCACAGATAACGGCGAAAGCTTTGAATGTATTTTAACTATGTCTGGCAAAGAGGTACGTCATATTCATTTTATAAAATATGACCCTTATGAAAAATGTCTTTGGTTAGGTACAGGTGACGAGGATTTTGAATGTAAGCTTATGAAGAGCACCGATAACGCTCAAAGCTGGCAAACCATAGGCGAAGGCAGTCAGGATTGGCGAGCTATCGGAATTTGCTTTGATGAAAATTATCTTACCTGGGGCACCGATGCAGGAAGTGTTCCCGACCAAAATCATATAATCAGAATGGACCGCAAAACAAACACTCTTGAAATACTTTCAGATGCAGAAGGCCCCTGCCACGGCTGCGCAAGCTTTAAAAACGGCAGAGTTTTCATTTCCACAGGAGTTGAAGGCGGTCAGAACGAAAAGGATAATATTGCCCGTTTAAAAGAGCTTAAGGAAAAGATACCTGTTGATGTTTTAACTGCAAAGAAGGATATTTTCCCTCTTATTCTGCAATACGGCGTTATGAGATTTCCTTTGGGAACAGAAAACACCGATAAGATTGTATTTACCCAAATGGCACTTTGCGGCGGCGGAGAAAAAATCTTTATAGAAGGCTAAAAAATAAACTGCTCTATACATTTTAGAGCAGTTTTTGTTTACAAATAATATACTTAGATGTATAATGATTGTAATATTAAATATTGGAGTTATGATATGAAAGATAAGCAAAAAAACATTTTAAGTCTTTTTCTGACTATGCTTAAAATAGGGCTTTTTACCTTCGGCGGCGGTTATGCTATGCTTGCCCTGTTGGAAAACGAGCTTATATCAAAAAAGAAATGGATTGAAAAAGATGAATTTTTAAATATGGTGGCAATTGCAGAATCTACACCGGGACCTATTGCAATAAATTCCGCTACCTATATCGGCTATAAAAGAGCAGGCTTTTTAGGCTCATTAAGTGCAACTATAGGAATATGTATTCCATCCTTTGTCATTATTTATTTAATCTCTCTTTTCTTTGATTTGTTTTTATCCTTGTCCTACGTTCAATATGCCTTTAAGGGAATTCAGGTATGTGTAGTTTTTCTCATTTTCCGTGCAGGACTTAAAATGTTTAAGGGTATTGAAAAAACACTCTTAAGTATTATAATTTTTTCTTTAACTATTATATGTATGCTTGCATTTTCACTGTTTTCTGTTTCTTTTTCTGCAGTTTTCTATATTCTTATAAGCGGTGCAGTAGGAATTTTTGCTTACCTCATAGGACTTCTTACTAAAAAGAGAAAGGAGTCCGAAAAATGATTTATATAAAGCTTTTTCTTACCTTTCTTGAAATCGGCGCAGTTTCTTTCGGCGGCGGCTACGGAATGATTTCTCTTATCCGTGAAAAAGTTCTTCTAAACAATTGGCTTACAGAGGGAGAGCTGCTTAATCTTATTGCTGTTTCCGAGTCAACTCCCGGTCCTATTGCTGTCAATATGGCAACCTTTATCGGCTCAACTCAAGGCGGTTTTTGGGGCTCGTTTGTAGCAACCTTGGGAGTTATTCTTCCCTCATTTATTATCATTCTG
The genomic region above belongs to Oscillospiraceae bacterium and contains:
- a CDS encoding glycosyltransferase family 4 protein — protein: MKLLIVCQYYFPEQFLINEIAPDLVKQGHEVTVLTGLPNYPSGTVPDEYKKGKKRDEIIDGVRVIRCNEIGRKKGKIGLVLNYLSFCFFGCIKAKKLKEEFDLVFSYQLSPVFMALPAIAYKKKHRKPLFLYCLDIWPESAQAHVHNDKGFLYKLISKYSKKIYSQCDKIAVTSQPFIEYLSKVNGIDESKMVYIPQHADDSMLNFNLEAEDNEIADFMFAGNFGKGQRLDIIIKAAALLKDKNNFKIHLVGDGSTKDTIKELVKAENLEDKVIFHGQINRKDMPQYYKMADALLITLRGNNFVGNTMPGKLQTYMTAGKPIFASINGAAKEVIEESGCGACVGAEDSEGLASIMLDYIENKEKYSQCGKKAQSYFKENFTREIYIQRLQKQLENLLKEL
- a CDS encoding chromate transporter; the protein is MKDKQKNILSLFLTMLKIGLFTFGGGYAMLALLENELISKKKWIEKDEFLNMVAIAESTPGPIAINSATYIGYKRAGFLGSLSATIGICIPSFVIIYLISLFFDLFLSLSYVQYAFKGIQVCVVFLIFRAGLKMFKGIEKTLLSIIIFSLTIICMLAFSLFSVSFSAVFYILISGAVGIFAYLIGLLTKKRKESEK